A window of the Desulforapulum autotrophicum HRM2 genome harbors these coding sequences:
- a CDS encoding sodium:calcium antiporter, protein MDAFFMGYLSSAGVPVLFMTIAALIYFLGKGADLLVNEAITLSARLKIPRVLIGLTIVSVGTTLPEVSVSVFAAMGGNPEIALGNAVGSIICDTGLILGLITLCSPISLKSNWIKMQGWVQLFAGVLLVVSCIPFFVPGNFLKTGGHLPQGMGIVFLFLLGVYLWASLHWLREKTSDNGVEEDTGSDGTHVAVILGKIMLGSGLVVTAAHFLIPMVAKVAMVLHIPEGVISATLVALGTSLPELVTSIAAVRKGFGELALGNIIGANILNVLFVAGAAASVTRQGLAAPVHFFTVLFPAMIGTLIIFGMGVYLSGSVFKKTFSIILLTIYALVTLSSYLGAAG, encoded by the coding sequence ATGGACGCATTTTTTATGGGGTACCTGTCATCCGCCGGCGTTCCGGTTCTGTTTATGACCATTGCGGCCTTGATTTATTTCCTTGGCAAAGGTGCTGACCTGCTCGTCAACGAGGCGATAACCCTTTCAGCAAGGCTGAAGATTCCCAGGGTATTGATCGGTCTCACCATTGTCAGTGTCGGAACGACCCTCCCGGAGGTGTCGGTTTCCGTGTTTGCAGCAATGGGCGGCAATCCTGAAATTGCCCTGGGCAATGCCGTGGGGTCCATTATTTGCGACACAGGATTGATCCTCGGTCTGATCACCCTGTGTTCCCCCATATCCCTGAAAAGCAATTGGATCAAGATGCAGGGTTGGGTTCAGCTTTTTGCCGGAGTCCTTTTGGTGGTCTCGTGTATTCCGTTTTTTGTCCCTGGTAATTTTCTTAAAACCGGCGGACACCTGCCCCAGGGCATGGGCATTGTGTTTCTTTTTCTTCTGGGTGTTTACCTGTGGGCTTCCCTGCACTGGCTCAGGGAGAAAACTTCCGATAATGGGGTTGAGGAAGATACCGGGAGCGATGGGACCCATGTTGCTGTGATTCTAGGCAAGATCATGCTTGGGTCGGGACTGGTCGTTACTGCGGCCCATTTTCTGATCCCCATGGTGGCAAAAGTGGCCATGGTTCTGCACATTCCCGAAGGGGTTATCTCGGCCACCCTGGTTGCCTTGGGTACCTCCCTTCCTGAACTGGTCACATCCATAGCCGCTGTCAGGAAAGGTTTTGGTGAACTGGCCCTGGGTAACATTATCGGCGCCAATATCCTGAATGTCCTTTTTGTTGCCGGCGCAGCGGCCAGTGTGACCCGCCAGGGACTGGCAGCGCCGGTTCATTTTTTTACAGTTTTATTTCCTGCCATGATCGGAACCTTGATCATTTTTGGCATGGGGGTTTACCTGTCCGGCAGTGTATTCAAAAAAACGTTCAGCATAATCCTGTTGACCATTTATGCCCTGGTAACCCTGTCAAGTTACCTGGGGGCTGCCGGATGA